One stretch of Chloroflexota bacterium DNA includes these proteins:
- a CDS encoding KH domain-containing protein, whose protein sequence is MKELVEYIAKSIVDEPDEVKVEEETDEEGLLTLKLQVADEDKGRVIGKQGRIAEAMRALLRVKAAKASSRVRLEII, encoded by the coding sequence ATGAAAGAACTCGTCGAATACATTGCCAAATCAATCGTCGATGAACCCGATGAAGTAAAAGTTGAAGAGGAAACTGACGAAGAAGGCCTGCTGACACTGAAGTTGCAGGTCGCTGATGAGGATAAGGGAAGGGTCATTGGCAAGCAGGGCCGAATCGCTGAAGCCATGCGTGCTCTGCTCAGGGTAAAAGCCGCCAAGGCTTCCTCCCGGGTTAGACTTGAAATTATCTGA
- the nfi gene encoding deoxyribonuclease V (cleaves DNA at apurinic or apyrimidinic sites) has product MEVHKLHDWQVSTPQAFDIQRELAARVSRINEIGEPRFVAGVDISAGRAQGMATGAVVIMDYPDLKLVEVKTVNEKLAFPYIPGLLSFRESPLVLAACERLTVTPDLILVDGQGLAHPRRLGLASHLGLLLDTPTIGCAKSRLCGHHREPGDEPGSYTELVDKGEVVGAVLHTKENTRPLYISIGHKVDLEAAIHWVLACCRGYRIPEPLRFAHLVAGGSIKEKEYIPSREPTLQGKSL; this is encoded by the coding sequence ATGGAAGTGCATAAACTGCACGACTGGCAGGTCAGCACTCCACAGGCTTTCGACATCCAGCGAGAGCTGGCCGCCAGGGTTTCCCGCATCAACGAAATCGGTGAGCCCCGCTTTGTTGCCGGCGTTGATATATCCGCCGGCCGTGCCCAGGGTATGGCTACCGGGGCGGTGGTCATCATGGATTACCCTGATTTGAAGCTGGTGGAAGTGAAAACGGTTAATGAAAAACTGGCCTTTCCCTACATTCCGGGCCTTCTCTCTTTCCGGGAGTCGCCGCTGGTTCTGGCCGCTTGCGAGAGGTTGACCGTAACGCCCGACCTCATTCTGGTGGACGGTCAGGGGCTGGCCCACCCCCGCCGACTCGGGCTGGCCTCCCATCTGGGACTGCTGCTGGACACGCCGACCATAGGCTGTGCCAAGTCGCGACTGTGTGGTCATCACAGGGAACCGGGCGATGAGCCGGGCAGCTATACAGAACTGGTGGACAAGGGTGAAGTGGTCGGGGCTGTCCTGCACACAAAGGAGAATACCAGACCGCTCTATATTTCCATTGGCCATAAAGTTGACCTTGAGGCTGCTATTCACTGGGTGCTTGCATGTTGCCGCGGCTACCGTATTCCGGAGCCGCTACGGTTTGCCCATCTGGTCGCCGGAGGAAGCATAAAAGAGAAAGAATATATCCCTTCTCGCGAGCCGACTTTGCAGGGAAAATCATTATAG
- the rimM gene encoding ribosome maturation factor RimM (Essential for efficient processing of 16S rRNA): MKLSDFAPSENQEPETETFDSDFITIGRIIAPWGVKGQVSVKIETDFPQRFSPGAQVFIDGKPVTVVDVSWHRGRPLIKFNTIDCTEDARQLRGKPIEIPQSQLQPLPEDHYYYFQLIGLEVKTAGGEHLGKIREVLGGKSNDTYVVQGTEGEILIPAVEDVVKSIDLEHGYMEIEPIAGLLELNRKKTD, from the coding sequence TTGAAATTATCTGATTTCGCCCCATCTGAAAATCAAGAACCAGAAACAGAAACGTTCGATTCGGACTTCATTACTATCGGGCGTATTATCGCCCCTTGGGGAGTCAAGGGCCAAGTAAGCGTCAAGATAGAAACTGATTTCCCCCAGCGGTTTTCCCCCGGCGCACAGGTATTTATCGACGGTAAACCGGTGACCGTTGTTGATGTGTCATGGCACCGCGGCCGGCCGTTAATAAAGTTCAATACTATCGACTGCACTGAAGATGCCCGGCAGCTACGGGGCAAACCCATAGAGATACCGCAGAGTCAGCTCCAACCGTTGCCGGAAGACCATTACTATTATTTTCAGCTCATCGGGCTGGAGGTAAAGACCGCCGGAGGAGAGCATCTGGGTAAAATCAGGGAAGTCCTGGGTGGTAAGAGCAACGATACCTACGTTGTACAGGGAACAGAAGGCGAAATCCTTATTCCGGCCGTTGAAGATGTGGTCAAGTCAATAGATTTAGAGCACGGATATATGGAGATTGAGCCCATCGCGGGGCTTCTGGAATTAAACCGGAAAAAGACCGATTAG
- the prfB gene encoding peptide chain release factor 2 (programmed frameshift) codes for MQELLDKLEDLRSRISMALVHLDIAGKEVEIGRLEKESAQPDFWLEQVKAQDTMRRLAEQKRAVERWRGLEKRVADLTELAHLTGEDESLQSEIESETAQVEAALAQLEFQLAFSGEYDERNAILAVHAGAGGTESQDWAEMLMRMYLRWAERRGYQAEILESTSGEEAGMKSAVIEIGGDYAYGYLKAEHGVHRLVRLSPFDADHARHTSFALVEVIPEAKADVDIKIEPDDLKVETFRSSGPGGQHMQKTSSAVRLTHLSTGLAATCQSERSQYRNKETAMTILRSRLLELELKKRAEEKAKIKGKRIAAGWGNQIRSYVLHPYKMVKDHRTDYQTGNPDAVLDGELDGFLEAYHRSGLGREEL; via the exons ATGCAGGAGTTACTGGACAAGCTGGAAGACCTGCGCTCTCGAATTTCCATGGCACTGGTGCATCTT GACATTGCCGGCAAGGAAGTGGAAATCGGCAGGCTAGAGAAAGAATCGGCACAGCCGGACTTCTGGCTTGAGCAGGTTAAAGCACAGGATACCATGCGTCGATTAGCAGAGCAAAAGAGGGCGGTGGAGCGGTGGCGAGGGCTGGAAAAAAGAGTGGCTGACCTGACGGAACTGGCCCATCTAACTGGAGAAGATGAATCGCTTCAATCGGAAATAGAGTCGGAGACAGCACAGGTTGAGGCAGCTCTCGCGCAGCTCGAATTCCAGCTCGCTTTCAGCGGTGAATATGATGAGCGCAATGCCATTCTGGCAGTCCATGCCGGTGCCGGGGGCACCGAGTCTCAGGACTGGGCGGAGATGCTGATGCGGATGTACCTCCGCTGGGCCGAGCGTCGTGGCTATCAGGCGGAAATCCTGGAGAGTACATCGGGTGAGGAAGCCGGGATGAAAAGCGCGGTCATTGAGATTGGCGGCGACTATGCCTACGGGTATTTAAAAGCGGAGCATGGTGTTCACCGGCTGGTTCGGCTGTCCCCATTTGATGCTGACCACGCCCGGCATACCTCGTTCGCTCTGGTGGAGGTAATACCGGAGGCCAAGGCGGACGTTGATATTAAAATCGAGCCCGATGATTTGAAAGTGGAAACGTTTCGGTCCAGCGGGCCGGGCGGGCAACATATGCAGAAGACCAGCAGCGCGGTCAGATTGACCCACCTGTCCACGGGGCTCGCCGCTACCTGCCAGAGCGAGCGGTCTCAATATCGGAACAAGGAAACCGCCATGACCATACTCCGGTCGCGCCTGCTGGAGCTGGAACTGAAGAAACGCGCCGAGGAAAAAGCCAAGATTAAAGGCAAGCGCATCGCTGCGGGCTGGGGAAACCAGATCCGGAGTTATGTCCTGCATCCGTACAAGATGGTCAAAGACCACCGGACCGATTATCAGACGGGCAATCCTGATGCGGTGCTTGATGGCGAACTGGACGGTTTTCTGGAAGCCTATCACCGGTCCGGTCTGGGGAGGGAGGAATTATGA
- a CDS encoding F0F1 ATP synthase subunit epsilon — MPGILLDIVTAERMVYSDNVDMVIAPGFEGQLGILPHHTPLMTTLLPGELRVKKGDEEVSLAISGGFLEVRPDRVVVLADAAERAEEIDVERAEEARKRARDRLSQELEPGIDGARAEAALRRSLARLRVAETARRRKARR; from the coding sequence ATGCCAGGTATATTACTTGATATTGTAACTGCGGAACGAATGGTCTATTCCGACAATGTGGATATGGTAATTGCGCCTGGCTTTGAAGGCCAGCTCGGGATTCTGCCCCACCATACCCCATTGATGACAACGCTGCTGCCCGGCGAGCTGCGGGTAAAAAAGGGCGACGAGGAAGTATCGCTGGCGATATCCGGAGGCTTCCTTGAGGTACGCCCCGACAGGGTGGTTGTTCTGGCCGACGCTGCGGAGCGGGCGGAGGAAATCGATGTAGAGCGGGCGGAGGAGGCCCGAAAACGCGCCCGGGATAGGCTGTCCCAGGAGCTTGAACCTGGCATCGATGGCGCCCGTGCGGAGGCAGCGCTCCGCCGTTCGCTGGCACGTCTGAGGGTGGCAGAGACAGCGCGAAGAAGAAAAGCAAGGCGTTAG
- the radC gene encoding DNA repair protein RadC, whose product MMEKDKVQKSFTIHDLPVSERPRERLQKFGAEALSAQEILALILGRGIAGESVMVTAQRLLSQFGSLKGIAGASIEELSKVRGIGLAKAAQISAAFELASRLEGYQESGKRETVKTPEDVVALIRSRLKGKKKEYFLALLLDTRNQLIRVAEISVGSLDSSIVHPREVFKEAVSASAASVLFAHNHPSGDPEASEDDINLTKRLAEAGEIMGIDVLDHIIIGEQKYLSLKREGLF is encoded by the coding sequence ATGATGGAAAAAGATAAAGTCCAGAAGTCATTCACCATCCACGATTTACCGGTTTCCGAACGGCCGAGAGAACGGCTGCAGAAGTTCGGTGCCGAGGCCCTTTCCGCGCAGGAGATTCTGGCGCTTATTCTGGGCAGAGGCATCGCTGGCGAGTCGGTGATGGTAACCGCCCAGAGGCTTTTGAGCCAGTTCGGCAGCCTCAAGGGAATTGCCGGCGCTTCGATTGAAGAGCTGTCCAAGGTCAGAGGAATTGGCCTCGCCAAGGCGGCGCAGATAAGCGCCGCTTTTGAATTGGCCAGCCGGCTCGAAGGCTACCAGGAAAGCGGAAAGCGCGAAACGGTCAAAACGCCTGAGGACGTCGTGGCGCTCATCCGCAGTCGACTGAAGGGGAAAAAGAAGGAATATTTTCTGGCCTTGCTGCTGGATACCAGAAATCAGCTTATCCGGGTAGCTGAGATATCGGTAGGCAGCCTGGACAGCAGCATTGTCCATCCCAGAGAGGTATTCAAAGAAGCGGTGTCCGCCAGTGCGGCTTCGGTGCTCTTTGCCCATAATCATCCCTCCGGCGACCCGGAGGCTTCAGAAGATGATATAAATTTGACCAAAAGACTGGCTGAAGCAGGTGAGATAATGGGCATTGATGTCCTTGACCATATTATTATCGGAGAGCAAAAATACCTGAGCCTGAAGCGGGAAGGTCTGTTCTGA
- the atpD gene encoding F0F1 ATP synthase subunit beta yields MAKGKVTQVIGTVVDVEFPPDKLPALYNAVEINADGSRVVLEVQEHMGNNRVRCLALSPTDGLGRGAEAVDTGAALSVPVGRATLGRLFDVMGEPLDNLGTVKAKEHWPIHRPPPSLEEQSTSTEIMETGLKVIDLITPFTKGGKIGAYGGAGVGKTVIIMELIRNIATVHGGFSVFTGIGERSREGNDLWYEMRESGVIDKTVLVFGQMNEPPGVRLRVGLTGLTMAEYFRDVENQDVLLFIDNIYRYTLAGMEVSALLGRMPSAVGYQPTLATEMGELQERITSTKHGSITSFQAIYVPADDYTDPGVVATFGHLDAVIALERSLTEQGLYPAVDPLVSTSRILTPAVVGEEHYQVAREVQQVLQRYKDLQDIIAILGIEELSEEDKLTVGRARRIQRFLSQPMFVTEVFTGREGKYVPVQETVRGFREILDGKYDNLPEQAFYMVGNIDEVAKQAKTISVSGEAREEKEESVGGEGKEVAAETAEKDKAESEDGRKKAGK; encoded by the coding sequence ATGGCAAAAGGCAAAGTGACTCAGGTAATCGGTACGGTGGTTGATGTTGAATTTCCACCCGATAAATTGCCGGCACTTTACAACGCAGTTGAGATAAATGCCGATGGCAGCAGAGTGGTGCTTGAAGTCCAGGAACACATGGGCAATAACCGGGTCAGATGTCTGGCGCTATCACCCACCGATGGCCTGGGGCGTGGCGCCGAGGCGGTAGATACCGGAGCTGCGCTCAGCGTGCCGGTGGGCAGAGCCACGTTGGGGCGCCTGTTTGATGTCATGGGCGAGCCTCTGGACAACCTCGGTACTGTGAAAGCGAAAGAACACTGGCCAATCCATCGCCCTCCGCCGTCACTGGAGGAACAGTCGACGAGTACCGAGATAATGGAAACGGGACTCAAGGTGATTGACCTGATTACACCGTTCACCAAGGGCGGGAAAATCGGCGCCTATGGAGGTGCCGGGGTAGGCAAGACGGTCATCATCATGGAATTAATCCGCAACATCGCCACCGTGCATGGCGGCTTTTCCGTGTTCACCGGCATCGGCGAGCGGTCGCGTGAAGGCAACGACCTGTGGTACGAGATGAGAGAGTCGGGTGTCATTGACAAAACGGTGCTCGTTTTCGGGCAGATGAACGAGCCTCCGGGGGTACGACTACGTGTTGGACTGACCGGGCTGACCATGGCGGAATACTTCCGCGATGTCGAGAACCAGGATGTGCTGCTATTCATCGATAATATATATCGCTATACACTGGCCGGCATGGAGGTTTCCGCCCTGCTGGGGCGTATGCCTTCGGCAGTGGGTTACCAGCCGACTCTGGCCACGGAGATGGGCGAGCTGCAGGAGAGGATTACGTCAACCAAACACGGCTCAATCACCTCTTTCCAGGCTATCTATGTTCCGGCGGACGACTACACCGACCCGGGAGTGGTGGCTACTTTTGGCCACCTTGATGCCGTGATTGCGCTGGAGAGGTCCCTTACCGAGCAGGGACTGTATCCGGCCGTCGACCCATTGGTCTCAACCTCCCGTATTCTGACGCCGGCGGTGGTCGGCGAGGAACACTATCAGGTCGCCCGCGAGGTGCAGCAGGTATTGCAGCGTTACAAGGACCTGCAGGATATCATCGCCATCCTCGGTATTGAAGAGCTCAGCGAGGAGGACAAACTTACCGTTGGCCGGGCACGGCGCATCCAGCGCTTTCTATCTCAGCCAATGTTTGTTACCGAGGTGTTTACCGGCAGAGAGGGTAAGTATGTGCCAGTACAGGAAACGGTGCGTGGTTTCAGGGAGATACTTGACGGCAAGTACGACAACCTGCCGGAACAGGCATTTTATATGGTGGGTAACATCGACGAAGTAGCAAAGCAGGCAAAAACTATAAGCGTCAGCGGTGAGGCAAGGGAGGAGAAAGAGGAATCGGTGGGGGGAGAAGGCAAAGAAGTGGCGGCAGAGACAGCCGAAAAGGATAAGGCAGAATCTGAGGACGGAAGGAAAAAAGCGGGGAAGTAG
- a CDS encoding peptidase MA domain-containing protein — protein MKRVVFLIVVTTLLLIPLSPITVQAVDGLQVLESRVEVDFPMRVNFGLSATGDADITDIRLHYTVDRMSHAEVVSEVTLKFEPATMVDVGWSWDMRKTGGLPPGSSVSYWWTLEDANSKKIETEPTMVQVDDDRYPWRSLSEGLLTLHWYEGDESFAGELMYTAQQALIRLANYTGAELESPAEIYIYAKSEDLLGAMIFPQEWTGGVAYTRFSTIAIGISPDTLDWGKRAMTHELTHLVVHQVVFNPYNDLPTWLDEGLAMWAEGPLEPVFVNLLVNAINEDKLITVRSLSSPFSAYAEESVLAYAQSYSLVDLLINNYGQSQMLELLNTFREGSGYDEALQKVYGLDMDDLNALWLSFITR, from the coding sequence ATGAAAAGGGTAGTGTTTTTAATTGTAGTAACCACTTTGCTCTTGATACCATTGAGCCCAATAACCGTTCAAGCTGTTGACGGGCTGCAGGTTCTGGAGAGCCGTGTTGAAGTTGATTTTCCGATGAGAGTAAACTTCGGTCTCTCCGCGACCGGTGATGCCGATATCACCGATATCCGCCTGCACTATACCGTCGACCGTATGAGTCACGCCGAGGTCGTCAGCGAGGTGACGCTGAAATTTGAACCGGCGACCATGGTCGATGTGGGGTGGAGCTGGGATATGAGGAAGACCGGTGGCCTGCCCCCGGGCAGCAGCGTGAGCTACTGGTGGACGCTTGAAGATGCCAACAGCAAGAAAATTGAAACCGAGCCGACCATGGTTCAGGTCGATGACGACCGCTATCCCTGGCGCAGCCTGAGCGAGGGATTGCTGACGCTGCACTGGTATGAGGGAGATGAGTCCTTCGCCGGGGAGCTAATGTATACCGCTCAGCAGGCACTGATACGTCTGGCCAATTACACCGGTGCCGAGCTGGAAAGTCCGGCTGAGATATACATTTACGCCAAGTCCGAAGACCTGCTCGGTGCTATGATTTTCCCTCAGGAATGGACGGGAGGCGTTGCCTATACCAGGTTCAGTACCATTGCCATCGGCATTTCCCCGGACACTCTTGACTGGGGCAAGCGGGCGATGACCCACGAGCTGACGCATCTGGTGGTCCACCAGGTGGTCTTCAACCCCTATAATGACCTGCCCACCTGGCTCGACGAAGGGCTTGCCATGTGGGCAGAAGGGCCGCTTGAGCCGGTATTCGTCAACCTGCTGGTAAATGCCATCAATGAAGATAAACTGATAACCGTGCGCAGCCTGTCCAGCCCATTCTCCGCCTATGCTGAAGAATCGGTGCTGGCCTACGCCCAGAGCTACAGCCTGGTTGATTTATTGATAAACAATTATGGCCAGAGTCAGATGCTTGAGTTGTTGAATACCTTCCGTGAAGGAAGCGGCTACGACGAAGCCCTGCAGAAAGTGTACGGGCTGGACATGGACGACTTAAATGCCCTCTGGCTCAGCTTTATTACGAGATAA
- the rpsP gene encoding 30S ribosomal protein S16, with translation MVKIRLRRTGAKGKPNYRLVVADSRSPRDGAFIDIIGHFNPLTDPETVVINEEKARHWLSKGAQPTDTAARLLSKAGILQKSNTSKENPKS, from the coding sequence ATGGTAAAAATCAGACTACGCCGCACCGGAGCCAAGGGCAAGCCAAACTATCGACTGGTTGTTGCTGACTCCCGCTCACCCCGTGATGGAGCCTTCATCGACATTATCGGTCATTTCAATCCCCTCACCGACCCGGAAACCGTGGTTATTAACGAAGAAAAAGCACGCCACTGGTTAAGCAAGGGCGCCCAACCGACAGATACCGCCGCCAGGCTGCTGAGCAAGGCAGGCATTCTACAGAAATCCAATACAAGTAAGGAGAACCCCAAATCATGA
- a CDS encoding corrinoid protein: protein MTDKAIFEQLYNSIIAGDTGGLGQAIGEALKEGIRPSDIIEKGMSPGMKEVGDRFARYEIYLPEMMMAAEAWESAMKILEPKLLESGEERKKVGKVVIGTVKGDIHSIGKNIVGAMLKMNGFEVFDLGVDVAASAFVNKAEEVGADIIAASALMSTTIPQQKNIIEHLEARGARGKYRFLVGGGSTTQEWADSIGADGYGRTAGDAATLALKALSQK from the coding sequence ATGACAGACAAGGCTATTTTTGAACAGTTGTACAATTCCATTATCGCCGGCGACACGGGTGGTCTGGGGCAGGCGATTGGAGAGGCCCTGAAAGAGGGCATCAGACCATCTGATATCATCGAAAAAGGAATGTCGCCGGGTATGAAAGAGGTGGGCGACCGGTTCGCCCGGTATGAGATTTATCTGCCGGAAATGATGATGGCGGCGGAGGCCTGGGAGAGCGCGATGAAAATTCTGGAGCCAAAGCTGCTGGAGTCCGGGGAAGAACGTAAGAAAGTGGGGAAGGTGGTCATCGGCACGGTAAAGGGGGATATCCATTCCATCGGTAAAAATATCGTTGGGGCGATGCTTAAAATGAACGGCTTTGAGGTTTTCGACCTCGGGGTTGATGTCGCCGCTTCTGCCTTTGTTAACAAAGCCGAGGAAGTCGGTGCCGATATCATTGCTGCTTCAGCGCTGATGAGCACCACCATACCGCAGCAGAAGAACATCATTGAGCACCTTGAGGCGCGTGGCGCACGTGGCAAGTACCGCTTCCTGGTCGGTGGCGGCTCGACCACGCAGGAATGGGCCGACAGCATCGGTGCTGACGGATATGGCAGAACCGCCGGTGATGCGGCAACTCTGGCATTGAAGGCGCTCTCGCAAAAGTAG